From one Bos indicus x Bos taurus breed Angus x Brahman F1 hybrid chromosome 7, Bos_hybrid_MaternalHap_v2.0, whole genome shotgun sequence genomic stretch:
- the RPS14 gene encoding 40S ribosomal protein S14, with product MAPRKGKEKKEEQVISLGPQVAEGENVFGVCHIFASFNDTFVHVTDLSGKETICRVTGGMKVKADRDESSPYAAMLAAQDVAQRCKELGITALHIKLRATGGNRTKTPGPGAQSALRALARSGMKIGRIEDVTPIPSDSTRRKGGRRGRRL from the exons ATGGCACCTCGcaaggggaaggaaaagaaggaagaacaggTCATCAGCCTCGGCCCTCAGGTGGCTGAAGGAGAAAATGTATTTGGTGTCTGCCACATCTTTGCATCCTTCAATGACACTTTTGTGCACGTCACCGATCTTTCTGGCAA GGAAACCATCTGCCGTGTAACTGGTGGGATGAAGGTGAAGGCTGACCGAGATGAGTCCTCTCCATATGCTGCCATGTTGGCTGCCCAGGATGtagcccagagatgcaaggagcTGGGCATCACTGCCCTCCACATCAAACTCCGGGCCACAGGAGGAAATAG GACCAAGACTCCTGGACCAGGGGCCCAGTCAGCGCTCAGAGCCCTCGCCCGCTCAGGGATGAAGATTGGGCGGATTG AGGATGTTACCCCCATCCCCTCCGACAGCACCCGCAGGAAGGGGGGTCGCCGTGGTCGCCGTCTGTGA